The Phlebotomus papatasi isolate M1 chromosome 3, Ppap_2.1, whole genome shotgun sequence genomic sequence TGGCCACTTCAGGATGCTTAGTCTTGAATGCCTGCATTGCTGTATTTACAGCATTATCCCTGAGCAATGAAGAATTGTCCCTCTCTATAGCCGGTGGGATGGGTTTGCTGAATTCATAGGGAAACTCAGGTTTTGGATGCCAAGCAACAAATGTTGATCCATCATCAGTTATTGCAACACTATTAACAAGATTTTGAGCCCCAGTGGGATGTTTAGTTGATAAATTTCGCAAAATAACACGAGAAATTGGAATTTTCACTGAACTTAACCTCGA encodes the following:
- the LOC129805452 gene encoding 39S ribosomal protein L42, mitochondrial: MTDTSKLAKMSRLSSVKIPISRVILRNLSTKHPTGAQNLVNSVAITDDGSTFVAWHPKPEFPYEFSKPIPPAIERDNSSLLRDNAVNTAMQAFKTKHPEVAREELMRLTYTTKHRWFPRSRDKKAKKDTPMDRPYL